A single genomic interval of Saccharothrix saharensis harbors:
- a CDS encoding NAD-dependent epimerase/dehydratase family protein: MGSPSDPARVLVTGVSGFTGRHVAAELVEAGHRVVGLAHAASSAAPVPGVEVHRADLLDREGLRSVVAAVEPDAVVHLAAVAFVAHGDADELYRANVVGTRNLLDVLGDAPRQPRIVALASSANVYGNATVEPIHEDVPPAPVNDYAVSKLAMEYVAGLWADRLPIAITRPFNYTGAGQDPKFLIPKIVDHFRRGERKIELGNTEVWRDFGDVRTVARYYRRLVEVAPAGVTVNLCSGVAHSLSEVLAMMARIAGYEIEVEVNPAFVRANEVVRLVGSRERLVRTLGDEPVIPLAQTLEWMYSA; encoded by the coding sequence AGCTGGTCGAGGCGGGTCACCGGGTGGTCGGGCTGGCGCACGCCGCCTCGTCGGCCGCGCCGGTGCCGGGGGTCGAGGTGCACCGGGCCGACCTGCTCGACCGGGAGGGTCTGCGGTCGGTGGTGGCCGCGGTCGAACCGGACGCCGTGGTGCACCTGGCGGCCGTCGCGTTCGTCGCGCACGGTGACGCCGACGAGCTGTACCGGGCCAACGTGGTCGGCACCCGCAACTTGCTCGACGTGCTCGGCGACGCGCCGCGGCAGCCGCGCATCGTGGCGCTGGCCAGCAGCGCGAACGTCTACGGCAACGCGACCGTCGAGCCGATCCACGAGGACGTGCCGCCCGCGCCGGTGAACGACTACGCGGTCAGCAAGCTCGCCATGGAGTACGTGGCCGGGTTGTGGGCCGACCGGCTGCCGATCGCGATCACCCGGCCGTTCAACTACACGGGCGCGGGCCAGGACCCCAAGTTCCTGATCCCGAAGATCGTGGACCACTTCCGGCGGGGCGAGCGGAAGATCGAGCTGGGCAACACCGAGGTCTGGCGGGACTTCGGCGACGTGCGGACCGTGGCCCGCTACTACCGCAGGCTGGTCGAGGTCGCTCCGGCGGGCGTCACCGTGAACCTGTGCTCGGGGGTCGCGCACTCCCTCTCGGAGGTGCTGGCCATGATGGCGCGCATCGCCGGGTACGAGATCGAGGTCGAGGTGAACCCGGCGTTCGTGCGGGCCAACGAGGTCGTGCGGCTGGTCGGCAGCCGGGAGCGGCTCGTGCGGACCCTCGGCGACGAGCCGGTCATCCCGTTGGCGCAGACGCTGGAGTGGATGTACTCCGCGTGA
- the lhgO gene encoding L-2-hydroxyglutarate oxidase, whose product MTARRVVVIGGGIVGLATARELARRGHEPIVLEKESRWAAHQTGHNSNVVHAGLYYKPGSLKARMSVAGNASIVAYAREHGVPVDVCGKLVVAASPDEVPRLDALAERAAANGVPARRIGADEAREHEPEVAAVAALRVESTGIIDFPAVCAALVRELDGHDLRLGTRAVAIRRALGGGGVEVATPDGVVRADALVNCAGLHSDRIARLAGVTPSAVIVPFRGEYHELRPDRRHLVRGLIYPVPDPALPFLGVHLTRMLDGSVHAGPNAVLALHREGYRRRDVSPADVADVARFPGTWRLARRFARTGVDEVLRSLSRKRFARSLARLVPAITEDDLVPAAAGVRAQAMRADGSLVDDFLIDTAPRQVHVLNAPSPAATSALEIGGHVAGRVELSWS is encoded by the coding sequence GTGACCGCGCGACGGGTCGTGGTGATCGGTGGCGGGATCGTCGGCCTGGCGACCGCGCGGGAGCTGGCGCGGCGCGGTCACGAGCCGATCGTGCTGGAGAAGGAGTCGCGCTGGGCGGCTCACCAGACCGGGCACAACAGCAACGTGGTGCACGCCGGCCTGTACTACAAGCCGGGGTCGCTGAAGGCGCGGATGTCGGTCGCCGGCAACGCCTCGATCGTCGCGTACGCGCGGGAGCACGGCGTGCCGGTGGACGTGTGCGGCAAGCTCGTCGTCGCCGCCTCGCCGGACGAGGTGCCGCGGTTGGACGCCCTGGCCGAGCGCGCCGCGGCGAACGGCGTGCCGGCCCGGCGGATCGGCGCGGACGAGGCGCGGGAGCACGAGCCGGAGGTCGCGGCGGTCGCGGCGCTGCGGGTGGAGAGCACCGGCATCATCGACTTCCCGGCCGTGTGCGCGGCCCTCGTCCGCGAGCTGGACGGCCACGACCTGCGGCTGGGCACGCGCGCGGTGGCGATCCGGCGTGCGCTCGGCGGCGGTGGCGTGGAGGTGGCCACGCCGGACGGCGTGGTGCGGGCGGACGCACTGGTGAACTGCGCGGGGCTGCACAGCGACCGGATCGCCCGGCTGGCGGGCGTGACGCCGTCGGCGGTGATCGTGCCGTTCCGCGGCGAGTACCACGAGCTGCGCCCCGACCGGCGGCACCTGGTGCGCGGCCTGATCTACCCGGTGCCGGACCCGGCGCTGCCGTTCCTCGGCGTCCACCTGACCCGGATGCTGGACGGCAGCGTGCACGCGGGGCCCAACGCCGTGCTCGCCCTGCACCGCGAGGGCTACCGGCGACGGGACGTCTCCCCCGCCGACGTCGCCGACGTGGCCCGGTTCCCCGGCACGTGGCGGCTCGCCCGCCGGTTCGCCCGGACCGGCGTGGACGAGGTCCTGCGCTCCCTGTCCCGCAAGCGCTTCGCCCGCAGCCTGGCCCGCCTCGTGCCCGCGATCACCGAGGACGACCTGGTGCCCGCCGCGGCCGGGGTGCGCGCCCAGGCGATGCGCGCCGACGGCTCACTCGTCGACGACTTCCTCATCGACACCGCGCCACGCCAGGTGCACGTCCTCAACGCCCCCTCGCCCGCCGCGACCTCGGCGCTGGAGATCGGCGGGCACGTCGCCGGCCGGGTCGAGCTCAGCTGGAGCTGA
- the serS gene encoding serine--tRNA ligase produces the protein MIDLKALRENPEAVRASQRARGEDETVVDALLSADERRRAAIARADALRGEQKAFGKQVGRAKGEERDALLAKGKELAAEVKTAEAEQSAAEAELAELHRAVPNVVHPDAPEGGEDDYVVLKHVGEQREFDFEPADHLDIGLRLGAIDMERGAKVSGSRFYFLTGIGAQLELALLNMAVAQATAAGFKLMITPTLVRPEIMAGTGFLGAHASEIYRLEADDLYLVGTSEVPLAGYHADEILDGPKRYAGWSSCYRREAGSYGKDTRGIIRVHQFNKVEMFSYVKPEDAEAEHARLLAWEEEMLAKIEVPYRVIDTAAGDLGTSAARKFDCEAWIPTQRAYRELTSTSNCTTFQARRLNVRYRDENGKPQIAATLNGTLATTRWIVAILENHQRADGSVVVPQALRPFLGLDVLEAG, from the coding sequence GTGATTGACCTCAAGGCACTGCGCGAGAACCCGGAAGCCGTCCGCGCGTCGCAACGCGCGCGTGGCGAGGACGAGACCGTGGTCGACGCGCTGCTGTCCGCCGACGAGCGCCGCCGGGCCGCCATCGCCCGCGCCGACGCGCTGCGCGGCGAGCAGAAGGCGTTCGGCAAGCAGGTCGGCCGCGCCAAGGGCGAGGAGCGGGACGCGCTGCTGGCCAAGGGCAAGGAGCTGGCCGCCGAGGTCAAGACCGCCGAGGCCGAGCAGTCCGCGGCCGAGGCCGAGTTGGCCGAGCTGCACCGCGCCGTGCCGAACGTGGTCCACCCCGACGCGCCCGAAGGCGGCGAGGACGACTACGTCGTGCTCAAGCACGTCGGCGAGCAGCGGGAGTTCGACTTCGAGCCCGCCGACCACCTCGACATCGGGCTCAGGCTCGGCGCCATCGACATGGAACGCGGCGCGAAGGTGTCCGGCTCGCGCTTCTACTTCCTCACCGGCATCGGCGCGCAGCTGGAGCTGGCGCTGCTGAACATGGCCGTCGCCCAGGCCACCGCCGCCGGGTTCAAGCTGATGATCACGCCGACCCTGGTCCGGCCGGAGATCATGGCGGGCACCGGGTTCCTCGGCGCGCACGCGAGCGAGATCTACCGCCTCGAAGCCGACGACCTGTACCTGGTCGGCACGTCGGAGGTGCCGCTGGCGGGCTACCACGCCGACGAGATCCTGGACGGGCCGAAGCGGTACGCGGGCTGGTCGTCGTGCTACCGCAGGGAAGCGGGCTCGTACGGCAAGGACACCCGCGGCATCATCCGGGTGCACCAGTTCAACAAGGTCGAGATGTTCTCCTACGTCAAGCCGGAGGACGCCGAGGCCGAGCACGCCCGGTTGCTGGCCTGGGAAGAGGAGATGCTGGCCAAGATCGAGGTCCCGTACCGGGTCATCGACACGGCGGCGGGCGACCTGGGCACCTCGGCGGCGCGCAAGTTCGACTGCGAGGCGTGGATCCCGACGCAGCGGGCGTACCGGGAGCTGACGTCGACCTCCAACTGCACCACGTTCCAGGCCCGCCGGCTGAACGTCCGCTACCGCGACGAGAACGGCAAACCGCAGATCGCCGCCACGCTCAACGGCACCCTGGCCACCACCCGCTGGATCGTCGCGATCCTGGAGAACCACCAGCGGGCGGACGGTTCGGTGGTCGTGCCCCAGGCCCTGCGCCCGTTCCTCGGCCTGGACGTCCTCGAGGCCGGCTGA
- a CDS encoding glycosyltransferase family 4 protein, whose protein sequence is MRIAIAYDFLFPWTKGGGERQYRQFAEEFVAAGHEVTYLTRLQWDEEPVIEGITVKAVSNDREMYDANGVRRLGPALRYAAGLAKHLRANRRRYDAVVVAGQPSTNVLAVRAALLGSRTVVDVDWLEVWRADQWREYSGPVVGTVASVLQWLGLKLSPLASCHSRFSARRLRACGFRGEPIVSPGLIDPKEVEPTLAVTAPPRVVYVGRHIPDKRVETLPAAIAEARRQIPDLTATIYGEGPSKPAVLAEIDRLGLRDVIDTPGFVSQEELDEGIRTAAVLVNPSQREGYGLVVVESCAVGTPVVVVRAEDNAAVELIEPGVNGYVARSPAGIGAAIVDAVTAGETMRKSTHDWYVRVSSTNTVQAAARQILERLVKAARLR, encoded by the coding sequence GTGCGTATCGCCATTGCCTACGACTTCCTGTTCCCGTGGACCAAAGGCGGTGGCGAGCGCCAGTACCGGCAGTTCGCCGAGGAGTTCGTCGCCGCGGGCCACGAGGTCACCTACCTGACCCGCCTGCAGTGGGACGAGGAACCGGTGATCGAGGGCATCACCGTCAAGGCCGTCAGCAACGACCGCGAGATGTACGACGCCAACGGCGTCCGCAGGCTCGGGCCCGCGCTCCGCTACGCCGCCGGCCTGGCCAAGCACCTCCGGGCGAACCGCCGGCGCTACGACGCCGTGGTGGTGGCCGGCCAGCCGAGCACGAACGTGCTGGCCGTGCGCGCGGCGCTGCTCGGTTCCCGGACCGTGGTCGACGTCGACTGGCTGGAGGTGTGGCGGGCCGACCAGTGGCGCGAGTACTCCGGTCCGGTCGTCGGCACGGTGGCGAGCGTCCTGCAGTGGCTCGGGTTGAAGCTCAGCCCGCTGGCCTCCTGCCACTCCCGGTTCAGCGCCCGCCGGCTGCGGGCGTGCGGCTTCCGCGGCGAGCCGATCGTCAGCCCCGGCCTGATCGACCCGAAGGAGGTGGAGCCCACCCTGGCCGTGACGGCCCCGCCGCGGGTCGTCTACGTCGGCAGGCACATCCCGGACAAGCGGGTCGAGACGCTGCCCGCGGCCATCGCGGAGGCGCGCCGGCAGATCCCGGACCTGACCGCCACGATCTACGGCGAAGGGCCGTCCAAGCCCGCGGTGCTGGCCGAGATCGACCGCCTCGGCCTGCGGGACGTGATCGACACGCCGGGGTTCGTCTCCCAGGAGGAGTTGGACGAGGGCATCCGCACGGCCGCGGTGCTGGTCAACCCGTCGCAGCGGGAGGGCTACGGCCTGGTCGTGGTCGAGTCGTGCGCCGTCGGCACGCCCGTCGTGGTGGTCCGGGCCGAGGACAACGCGGCCGTCGAGCTGATCGAGCCGGGCGTCAACGGGTACGTGGCCCGGTCACCCGCGGGCATCGGCGCGGCGATCGTGGACGCCGTCACGGCGGGCGAGACCATGCGCAAGTCGACCCACGACTGGTACGTCCGGGTGAGCAGCACGAACACCGTGCAGGCGGCGGCCCGGCAGATCCTGGAACGGCTGGTCAAGGCCGCCCGCCTACGATGA
- a CDS encoding class I SAM-dependent methyltransferase gives MGYHEWHAKPGTYNDVVRHFRPGSRILDVGCGTAWVAEFFPDYVGLDNFESTVLKAKEQGIDVRLADLERELPVGDAEFDGVILKDVLEHLLDPVSLVQQVYRAVKPGGRVFASSPDAQRWVWNDYTHRRPWTRASMRRLFEDQGFDVRAVSYESVMPGTGIVSGMLPGKRRPAVLQAAAWLPGWRRNVWTLAVRPKD, from the coding sequence ATGGGTTACCACGAGTGGCATGCCAAGCCCGGCACTTACAACGATGTCGTCCGGCACTTCAGGCCGGGCTCGCGCATCCTCGACGTGGGGTGCGGCACGGCCTGGGTCGCCGAGTTCTTCCCCGACTACGTGGGGCTGGACAACTTCGAGTCGACCGTGCTCAAGGCCAAGGAGCAGGGCATCGACGTCCGCCTGGCCGACCTGGAGCGCGAACTGCCCGTCGGTGACGCCGAGTTCGACGGTGTGATCCTGAAGGACGTCCTGGAGCACCTGCTCGACCCGGTGTCCCTGGTGCAGCAGGTGTACCGGGCGGTCAAGCCGGGCGGCCGGGTGTTCGCCTCGTCGCCGGACGCGCAGCGGTGGGTGTGGAACGACTACACGCACCGCCGCCCCTGGACCCGCGCGTCGATGCGCCGGCTGTTCGAGGACCAGGGCTTCGACGTCCGGGCCGTGTCCTACGAGTCGGTCATGCCGGGCACCGGCATCGTGTCCGGCATGCTGCCCGGCAAGCGCCGTCCCGCGGTGCTCCAGGCGGCCGCGTGGCTGCCGGGCTGGCGCCGCAACGTCTGGACGCTGGCCGTGCGCCCGAAGGACTGA
- a CDS encoding DUF350 domain-containing protein produces the protein MIPPLALDPGFGSAIGTGVGAIALYAIVGLILMVVGFYAIDWTTPGKLSALVRGGAPNAVIVTSAGLVSMALIVVVAIYSSAGKLAEGLLSALIFGFVGIIVQVLAVRLLEWVTRLDIGSLIESDRFAPASVVVASAHVALGLVVAVAIS, from the coding sequence GTGATTCCCCCACTCGCCTTGGACCCCGGCTTCGGGTCCGCCATCGGCACCGGCGTCGGTGCGATCGCGCTGTACGCGATCGTCGGCCTGATCCTGATGGTCGTCGGCTTCTACGCCATCGACTGGACCACGCCGGGCAAGCTGAGCGCGCTGGTCCGCGGCGGCGCGCCGAACGCCGTCATCGTCACCTCGGCGGGCCTGGTGAGCATGGCGCTGATCGTGGTCGTGGCGATCTACAGCTCGGCGGGCAAGCTGGCCGAGGGCCTGCTGTCGGCCCTGATCTTCGGCTTCGTCGGCATCATCGTCCAGGTGCTCGCGGTCCGGCTGCTGGAGTGGGTGACCCGCCTCGACATCGGCTCGCTGATCGAGTCCGACCGCTTCGCCCCGGCCAGCGTCGTCGTCGCCTCGGCGCACGTCGCCCTCGGCCTCGTGGTGGCCGTCGCCATCTCCTGA
- a CDS encoding glutathionylspermidine synthase family protein: MRRETSTPRPDWQRTVSEQGLVFGAPARAADGSPRPYWDESAHYVFDMSDVLSLEADVELLHNMCLEAVDNVVLTERYRDFGINEWLWPAIAESWKRRDPHVYGRFDLRYDGSGPAKLLEYNADTPTSLLEASVVQWNWKTDVFPEDDQWNSIHEKLVERWAEIGGRLPSNELHFTWSGADPSGEDHVTVAYLQETAAEAGMDTVGLAIEEIGWDALLRRFVDLEDAPMGTVVKLYPWEWVVDEQFGRYAVESLPGTLWVEPLWKMLLSNKALLAVLWEMYPGHPNLLPAFLDDPGLLTEYVRKPRLGREGQNIQIVAPGYETQTGGVYGKEGFVYQLFDPLPEFDGYRPALGAWVVGDASAGLGIRETVGLVTDDGAAFVPHRIVE, from the coding sequence GTGCGTCGGGAGACCTCCACGCCCCGGCCCGACTGGCAGCGCACCGTCTCCGAGCAGGGACTGGTGTTCGGTGCGCCCGCCAGGGCCGCGGACGGCAGCCCGCGCCCGTACTGGGACGAGTCGGCGCACTACGTGTTCGACATGAGCGACGTGCTGTCGCTCGAAGCCGACGTCGAGCTGCTGCACAACATGTGCCTGGAGGCCGTCGACAACGTGGTGCTCACCGAGCGCTACCGGGACTTCGGCATCAACGAGTGGCTGTGGCCCGCGATCGCCGAGTCGTGGAAGCGGCGCGACCCGCACGTGTACGGGCGGTTCGACCTGCGCTACGACGGCAGCGGCCCGGCCAAGCTGCTCGAGTACAACGCCGACACGCCCACGTCGCTGCTCGAGGCGTCGGTCGTGCAGTGGAACTGGAAGACCGACGTCTTCCCCGAGGACGACCAGTGGAACTCCATCCACGAGAAGCTGGTCGAGCGCTGGGCCGAGATCGGCGGCCGGCTGCCGTCCAACGAGCTGCACTTCACCTGGTCGGGCGCCGACCCGTCCGGTGAGGACCACGTCACCGTGGCGTACCTGCAGGAGACCGCGGCCGAGGCGGGCATGGACACCGTCGGGCTGGCGATCGAGGAGATCGGCTGGGACGCGCTGCTGCGGCGGTTCGTCGACCTGGAAGACGCCCCGATGGGCACGGTCGTGAAGCTCTACCCGTGGGAGTGGGTGGTCGACGAGCAGTTCGGCCGCTACGCGGTGGAGAGCCTGCCGGGCACGCTGTGGGTCGAGCCGCTGTGGAAGATGCTGCTGTCCAACAAGGCGCTGCTCGCCGTGCTGTGGGAGATGTACCCCGGCCACCCCAACCTGCTGCCCGCGTTCCTGGACGACCCGGGCCTGCTCACCGAGTACGTGCGCAAGCCGAGGCTCGGCCGGGAGGGGCAGAACATCCAGATCGTCGCCCCCGGCTACGAGACCCAGACCGGCGGGGTCTACGGCAAGGAGGGGTTCGTCTACCAGCTGTTCGACCCGCTGCCCGAGTTCGACGGCTACCGGCCCGCCCTCGGCGCGTGGGTCGTCGGCGACGCCTCGGCGGGCCTCGGCATCCGGGAGACGGTCGGCCTGGTCACCGACGACGGCGCGGCCTTCGTGCCGCACAGGATCGTCGAATGA
- a CDS encoding septum formation family protein gives MSATLRWFRRGDHMVMLGAFAGALVLLALSTLTGWPVGAGGLGSTPTTTVNPVMAAQAGDCLNWTKKDLSDVQKVDCAAQHLFEVTGVADISADHGPGAPFPDDAQWQQISQERCAQTSLDYLGGKFDPFGKYTVGPLNPGERLWGEGQRTLRCGLQVAGPAGGLLPAYGTARTQDQSDVYDPGVCLGITETKSVADPVDCAKPHTFEMTGVVAMPPGEFPSPEQQDQLLVGECTRITAEYSGGADLKARGLIVAWDTRVAESWAAGSRLVNCKVGALPADNVLVAWEGSVRNPNAPPLTTSNPPQTTAVEQDEPTGAPLHSQSNSSSAAPPSSSDSEPPKSNETTTTPTTTTTR, from the coding sequence ATGTCCGCGACCTTGCGCTGGTTTCGTCGGGGTGACCACATGGTCATGCTCGGCGCGTTCGCCGGCGCGCTCGTCCTGCTCGCCCTGAGCACGCTCACCGGCTGGCCGGTGGGCGCCGGCGGTCTCGGCAGCACCCCCACGACCACGGTGAACCCCGTGATGGCCGCCCAGGCCGGCGACTGCCTGAACTGGACGAAGAAGGACCTGTCGGACGTCCAGAAGGTCGACTGCGCGGCCCAGCACCTGTTCGAGGTTACCGGCGTGGCGGACATCTCCGCTGATCACGGACCCGGTGCGCCGTTCCCGGACGACGCGCAGTGGCAGCAGATCAGCCAGGAGCGGTGCGCGCAGACGTCGCTGGACTACCTCGGCGGCAAGTTCGACCCGTTCGGCAAGTACACGGTCGGCCCGCTCAACCCGGGCGAGCGGCTGTGGGGCGAGGGTCAGCGGACGCTGCGCTGCGGCCTGCAGGTGGCCGGTCCGGCGGGCGGCCTGCTCCCGGCCTACGGCACCGCCCGGACCCAGGACCAGTCCGACGTCTACGACCCGGGCGTCTGCCTGGGCATCACCGAGACCAAGTCCGTGGCCGACCCGGTGGACTGCGCGAAGCCCCACACGTTCGAGATGACCGGCGTGGTGGCGATGCCGCCGGGCGAGTTCCCGTCGCCCGAGCAGCAGGACCAGCTGCTGGTCGGCGAGTGCACCCGGATCACCGCCGAGTACAGCGGCGGCGCGGACCTCAAGGCCCGCGGCCTGATCGTCGCCTGGGACACCCGGGTCGCGGAGAGCTGGGCGGCCGGCTCCCGGCTGGTGAACTGCAAGGTCGGCGCGCTGCCCGCGGACAACGTCCTGGTCGCGTGGGAGGGCAGCGTGCGCAACCCGAACGCGCCGCCGCTGACCACGTCGAACCCGCCGCAGACGACCGCCGTGGAGCAGGACGAGCCGACCGGCGCGCCGCTGCACTCCCAGTCCAACTCGAGTTCCGCCGCACCGCCGTCGTCGTCGGACTCCGAACCGCCGAAGTCGAACGAGACGACCACCACGCCCACGACCACGACCACGAGGTGA
- a CDS encoding metallopeptidase family protein, which produces MPVEMTRQRFEELVAEALDLIPPEFAAAMNNVVVLVEDRNADVPSLLGLYHGIALTSRTTDYGGVLPDRISIYREAILDICHDEDDVVEEVVVTVVHEIAHHFGIDDAKLHELGWG; this is translated from the coding sequence ATGCCGGTGGAGATGACCCGCCAGCGGTTCGAGGAGCTGGTCGCCGAGGCGCTCGACCTCATCCCACCGGAGTTCGCGGCGGCGATGAACAACGTGGTCGTGCTGGTCGAGGACCGCAACGCCGACGTGCCGAGCCTGCTCGGGCTGTACCACGGCATCGCGCTGACCAGCCGGACCACCGACTACGGCGGCGTGCTGCCGGACCGGATCTCGATCTACCGCGAGGCGATCCTGGACATCTGCCACGACGAGGACGACGTGGTGGAGGAAGTCGTCGTGACCGTGGTGCACGAGATCGCGCACCACTTCGGCATCGACGACGCCAAGCTGCACGAGCTGGGCTGGGGCTAG
- a CDS encoding MarR family winged helix-turn-helix transcriptional regulator, whose protein sequence is MSDVPWLTPDEERAWRAFRRLLTVLPARTARDLTALGLSATDYEVLSTLSEKPDRRWGLRDLAAKMQWSRSRLSHHAARMEARGLLDREEDVNDGRGSIYHLTDHGFAVLEQAAPGHVRSVRRRFVDHLSADELKTLEAIATRIADLPD, encoded by the coding sequence ATGTCCGACGTGCCGTGGTTGACCCCCGACGAAGAGCGGGCGTGGCGGGCGTTCCGCCGACTGCTCACCGTCCTGCCCGCGCGCACCGCCCGCGACCTCACCGCCCTCGGCCTGTCCGCGACCGACTACGAGGTGCTGAGCACGCTGTCGGAGAAACCGGACCGGCGCTGGGGGCTGCGGGACCTCGCCGCGAAGATGCAGTGGTCGCGCAGCCGGCTCTCCCACCACGCCGCCCGGATGGAAGCCCGCGGGCTGCTCGACCGCGAAGAGGACGTCAACGACGGCCGCGGCAGCATCTACCACCTCACCGACCACGGCTTCGCCGTGCTGGAACAGGCCGCGCCCGGGCACGTGCGATCGGTGCGGAGGCGGTTCGTCGACCACCTGTCCGCCGACGAGCTGAAGACCCTGGAGGCCATCGCCACCCGCATCGCCGACCTGCCGGACTGA
- a CDS encoding bifunctional NAD(P)H-dependent oxidoreductase/GNAT family N-acetyltransferase — protein sequence MSKNDAVRVLLIIAGTRPGRLGATVAEWFTRVTAAVAVDSRARVEVADLREIGLPLLDEPEHPSTGIYQHEHTRAWSRLVADADAFVIVTPEHNHGMPAALKNALDHLSAEWACKPVSFVGYGHTSAGTRAVHMAKQVATTLRMMPTGATVALRIGDHVAEGRMLDDPARDDAARGTLRELVRLARVLRPLYRPEAGPDAEPATPDGSRPPLPGVRVRPAEASDAAELVVLQRCCWVAEAVANETFDLGPLHETGDDVRAWADDWAVWCARLEGRLVGAVRARRDGDTWEIGRLMVAPDLAGRGLGTWLLRFAERQVPAGVGTLRLHTGARSHRNIALYERSGYRRGPVRDDAVLLTKPVTAVC from the coding sequence ATGTCAAAGAACGATGCGGTCCGCGTCCTCCTGATCATCGCCGGCACCCGACCCGGTCGGCTGGGCGCCACCGTCGCCGAGTGGTTCACCCGGGTCACCGCGGCGGTCGCGGTCGACAGCCGCGCCCGGGTCGAGGTCGCCGACCTCCGGGAGATCGGGCTGCCCCTGCTGGACGAGCCCGAGCACCCCTCCACCGGCATCTACCAGCACGAGCACACCCGTGCGTGGAGCCGCCTGGTCGCCGACGCCGACGCGTTCGTGATCGTCACCCCGGAGCACAACCACGGGATGCCGGCGGCGCTGAAGAACGCCCTGGACCACCTGTCCGCGGAGTGGGCCTGCAAGCCGGTGTCGTTCGTCGGGTACGGCCACACCTCGGCGGGCACCCGCGCCGTCCACATGGCCAAGCAGGTCGCCACCACCCTGCGCATGATGCCCACGGGTGCCACCGTGGCGCTGCGCATCGGCGACCACGTCGCCGAGGGCCGGATGCTCGACGACCCCGCCCGGGACGACGCCGCACGCGGCACCCTCCGCGAGCTCGTCCGCCTGGCCCGCGTCCTGCGCCCGCTGTACCGGCCGGAAGCCGGACCGGACGCCGAGCCGGCCACGCCCGACGGCTCCCGGCCGCCGCTGCCCGGCGTGCGCGTGCGGCCCGCCGAAGCCTCCGACGCGGCCGAGCTCGTCGTCCTGCAGCGCTGTTGCTGGGTGGCCGAGGCGGTGGCCAACGAGACGTTCGACCTCGGCCCCCTGCACGAGACCGGCGACGACGTCCGCGCCTGGGCGGACGACTGGGCGGTGTGGTGCGCGCGGCTCGAAGGCCGGCTGGTGGGCGCCGTCCGCGCCCGCCGCGACGGTGACACGTGGGAGATCGGGCGGCTGATGGTCGCCCCCGACCTCGCGGGCCGGGGGCTCGGCACCTGGCTGCTCCGCTTCGCCGAGCGGCAGGTGCCGGCCGGGGTCGGCACGCTGCGGCTCCACACCGGCGCGCGCAGCCACCGCAACATCGCCCTCTACGAGCGCTCCGGTTACCGGCGCGGCCCCGTGCGCGATGACGCCGTGCTGTTGACCAAGCCGGTCACCGCGGTGTGCTGA
- a CDS encoding histidine phosphatase family protein codes for MRLILVRHGETASNVKMALDSLPPGPPLTDAGVAQAAALAEQLTAEPVSAVYASTAVRAQQTAAPVAAAHGLEVEVVDGVQEIFCGDLEGRHDREAFEVFIATVKRWAEGDLDVPLPGGESGRQVLDRYLAAVDKIAAKHDDGDTVVLVSHGASLRMGALALARNVSPALAEAGLLPNTGRVVLDRSGTGWRCTSWTGVDVVEG; via the coding sequence GTGAGGTTGATCCTGGTCAGACACGGCGAGACGGCGTCGAACGTGAAGATGGCGCTGGACTCGCTGCCACCCGGCCCGCCGCTGACCGACGCGGGCGTCGCCCAGGCCGCCGCGCTGGCCGAGCAGCTGACCGCCGAGCCGGTGTCGGCCGTGTACGCCAGCACGGCGGTGCGCGCGCAGCAGACGGCCGCGCCCGTGGCGGCCGCGCACGGCCTGGAGGTCGAGGTCGTGGACGGCGTCCAGGAGATCTTCTGCGGCGACCTCGAGGGGCGGCACGACCGCGAGGCGTTCGAGGTCTTCATCGCCACGGTGAAGCGGTGGGCCGAGGGCGACCTGGACGTGCCGCTGCCCGGCGGCGAGAGCGGCCGGCAGGTGCTGGACCGCTACCTGGCCGCGGTGGACAAGATCGCCGCGAAGCACGACGACGGCGACACCGTGGTCCTGGTCAGCCACGGCGCGTCGCTGCGCATGGGCGCGCTCGCGCTGGCCCGGAACGTGAGCCCCGCGCTGGCCGAGGCGGGCCTGCTGCCCAACACCGGCCGGGTGGTGCTGGACCGCTCCGGGACCGGGTGGCGCTGCACGTCGTGGACCGGCGTGGACGTGGTCGAGGGCTGA